Part of the Xenopus laevis strain J_2021 chromosome 2S, Xenopus_laevis_v10.1, whole genome shotgun sequence genome is shown below.
TCTGTATTTACAGATAACCCAATAATTTAGCCCATATTAGTGGCCATCAGTCAGTCCAGAACAGTGTTGGATCTCAGCTCCATGCCTCCATCCTCTGCTCTGGGCCAGTCAGTAGGCCAATTACTCCTTTTGGATGAAATGCTCTCTTATTTGTTTGACAAATCTGCGTTTGATCCCCAGTAACAcaggaggcaaatttactaaagggcgaagtgactaactctgGCGAAAATTttccagcatgacgtcattttggtacttcaccgatttagtaacgggcacaggcgtaacttcggtAGCGGAGACTGACGCTGGCGTTCATTTGCACTCAATCGCTGGTCAAAGTTGCGccctggcgaagggacataactgtgCAAATctactaagatgtggattttactcttgcgccagacttgcctttgccacctcagatcaggcaaagttgaaaatttttctaagtcccaaaaaatgctggcgtcttttccttttttcagggtgataggctgcaaaagtgccttaatttttttggaggtaaccagcttcccccctacatttactaacatatggcacctaaactatacactgggctcatgtgtggggcattataacaactctattttcttttattaaggtttcctgggcttgtgtagtgtaatgtatttgctgcaacatatacatgcATTCAACTTTagcttcccgccatatgcaaattagccaatgctagctcaacttcgctctgcttgccgaattaacacttgcgaaacttcgccagcattcggcaccctggacgcaactttgcatgtcAGTGAAatccatcgctggcgaattttcggtgcctagtaaatttgccccatagttcatTACTAGGTTTCCAGATATAAAATGAGACTCAAAAACTCAATCTCAGAAGATAAATGGCAAACCCAGTAATGCTCTGTGTATGGAATTTGGGTTTTCACTGTTCACATTTCAATGACTGTACAGTGGAGTTTCTCAGCAGTGAAAGATAGAATGTGAAGAGTTTGCTGAGCATGTGAAATTTAAATATGCTTAACACATATCACTGTATGAACTCTGAACATAAAAAGTCAAATTGTTTTTTgatcctgtataaaaaaaaaataaaaagattgatAAAGGGTTCTCCAGCATGTGTTCTTTGGAAGAGGCCAAAGGTTGTTCCAAAACTGTAAATATGAAAGGTCACAAATCATTGTATCTGAAAATAGAAACTGCTACTTATGTGCATGAGAGTGAACAGGTGAAATTGTAGGCAGCAGTGTTTCCACAAGTGAATACTTACCCTGTTACAAATATTTAATGCAAAACCAAAACAAAGATAAAAATTAAGAAAGACATGAAATTTTAATATACGTAACAAAATGATATTCATGTTTCCCCCCCCCTAGACAAGGAAAGAATGTCTCAAATAAACAAAGGTGTCTTTAAGGATTTGGCAATGCAAAAAGATACAGATAGAGCCGCAGTTATTACACATTCCAACTGGAAATGATATGATTTGTTAAAACTTCCATTTCCCCAACAATGAAACATAAAATTCTGTTTTTAGGCTATTGATCCTGAGGTGGCTATTTGGATTAAATGGCTCAAGATCCTGAACTTCTGAATACACCAAAAGAATTAGAACCATTTGGAATGACAGATAACTGTGACTTCATCTCTTATGTATAATGCATGAGCTATGGAAATTATTTTAAGCCTTTTTCTCCCGACTGAGTCATTGGAAATGAATTGTTCGATTGCAGGTTATAATGAGCGATGCATACCAAATGGCTATGTATGTTCTCAGATTAATATACATGTTGGAGGCATGTATCATTGCACTTTTCCCCTCTCTCAAAAAAATTATGTAgatagtagaaaaaaaatctcttctcCTCTGAGCTTGTACATGCCTTACTTCCCACCTCACAGGTGACAGGACACACACCGCTCTGTACAGTGCAGTCGAAATTGGCTACAACAGTAGTCGAATAATTACATTTGGTTtactaatgaaataaaatattttccctccTAATATCGAGAATTGTTTATATATTCCTCACTATTTAGTCCTACGAATTGCCCAATAATGAGAGTATTAACATTCTCCATTACTGTCTTGTTCGACCAACATGGCAATAGAAATGGCGACCGACTGATTGCCTAAAGCATGTCTAATGTAACGGCCATCTTGCCTGTTTAGCTTCCTTCTCTTCGGCCCCCACAATACATAATGCTCATGTTAGCTCCTCAGTCCTCCTGTTCATGTAGTGCAACACGTCTGAGCAAATCAAAGACGGAAATAGTGAAGGGAAAACAAAAttgacaaacaaaataaatgcttatgtgcatataaaaataggtgctacattaaaatatttgatattttaacaATAAGTTAATTTGACTATCCAAGTAATGGTTTCTATGTCTTTGCACTTTAGAATTGGTTTACACCTTCTATGGTGATGCATAAAGATCTTAGTAATGTACATAATTTAGCGTTTACTTCAAAAGTCCAGAAAGCATACAAATATATCCTGTAAAAATGGATTGTTATATTAAACTCAGGGGAGGGGGGTGCTAAAACACCAATCAAGTCAGTTAGACCCACCCTTATGTGAAGGGTAACATAGCATAAATGGTGTTTTTTCTCATAGATACCTCCTAGCACCAGGAGAGATTTCACTTCAATGATTCTCAGGCTGCACAAAGTGGCCACACACGTTGCAAACAGTAAATGTTGTGCCCAGTTTATACAATATAAGCTGtcctacaaaagaaaaaaaaaattgcacaccctTTCAGTGGAATTTGCTGCAGCTGAAAATCTTGTGCCAAGGCACTTCATCCGAAGGTTGAAGCAATAAAATCGTCATATAgtccttttttgtatttgtatgacAGATCACTAGGTGATCGGGGGGAGAGTCTAGAACTGGCTAAAAGTGGTCTGTTTCTCCAGCACTTCGAGGTAGTCCGGCTCCACGTTGAGTTTTGCTTTTAATTCCAGGTATTCGTTCCTGTTGGGTTCCACATAGACAGTACTAGGCGTGCTGTATAGCATCGCTTCCCTTAACCTGTCCGGATGTAAAAACTGCCGCTTAGGGCCGTAATTAAAAGTATTGGGGTTGCTATATTTATAATCAATGTTTGGTCCGGGCGATGGGCCTTTGTCCGGTTCTAAAATCCCTCGGTAGACGCGGTCAGTATCTTGCACAGGGGACAGCTCCGCCCTGGATTCTATGGTGCTGATGCTGTAGCTCATCCCCCTCAGCCTAGTGTCTCTCTCCTCCTCCAGGTGATCCCTATAGGTGACTTTAAGTTCGTGTAGGTCTTTATAATCGTCCACAGAGTTGCCCTCCCTGGATCTATAGATGGGGTTTTTGCACATGTGACCCAAAGGGTGGGGGATATATTCATACACGTGACCAGCCGGCGTCTTGACTTTGGGCAGCGGCCGGTTGCTGTACACGCTGTATTGCATGTTGAATGCGCTCACGTCGGAGTTATTAGCGCTGGCGGGTTCGTTCTggttcttttttctccttttcatgACAAGGACAAACAAGCCGGCAGCTACAAACACAGACATGATGAAAACCAGGAGCAGGCTGAGTATGAGCACAGACAAGGGCACGGAGCTGCTGGACGAGTTATTGGATTGAAATGGGTAAATGAGGGTAGTGGTACTGTCAGAGGGGAGCACCTGGGAAGGGGTAGCAGATGTGGTGTCTTCCATAGTGGAGTGATCTGGGCAGAGCAGGTCAGACTTAATAGATCGCATCTCTGTAAGAGCGAAATTTGGGGGGGACTTGCAAATCACATCATCCACCAAAACGCCCACACTGAGCTGTTCCAGCCATAACTTCATCCCCAGCACGTTGCACGTACAATCCCACGGGTTTTCATGGAGGTCTATCTGCACCAAAGACGTGAGCTGCTCCAGCACCCCACTCACCATCACGTGGGAAAAGAGGTTACTTCTCAGGTTCAGCCTGGAAAGGTTCAACCCAGAGAAAATGTTCCCTGGCAAATGTTTCAAAAGATTGTTATTTAGAAACAAAAGGTGAAGGTTCGGGACAAAATGAAATGTCCCGGGTTCGATTTCCTTAATTGAGTTATTCTGTAGAAATAGGTACTGGAGGCTCTGGAGGCCATAAAACAAGTCTGATGTCAGCTTTTCAATAGAATTACCATTTAGGTACAGTCTGCGTAAATTAGTCAAATCCCCAAAGGCTCGATCCTGGATAACTGATATTCGATTATTTCCCAGATGAAGAAGGTCTAATCCGGTGGAATCGATGAAATCCTTCCTGCGAACCAGAGCGATGTTGTTCCCGGTGAGATACATCTTTTTGGGGTTGTAAGGTTTGGGGTGCAACTCGGATATGCTCTTGATTTTCCTCTCCTGGCAGTTGACGTTGAGCCCCAGGTTGGATATTTGCAGATTACAAGTGCAGTTTGTAGGACATTCCAAAGGCACAGGGGATTTGGTCTGATAAGCCATGCTTATACTGTATCCAGAATCTATAGGGGGTCGGTGGGATGTGGCCCGCCCTTTGGATCGGTTGGGTTGCCGTGTGCTTTTGGGTTTGGTGAGATTTTTGTAAACAGAGGAAGAGATAGTGCCCCCCGAATTCACCGAGGCAGGGGTAGTGTGGAAGTACTCGCTGGTACTGCGTGGGATCGGGGGGCGCATCTCGTAGGTGGAGATGAGTTTCCTGGGGCACAACTCCTGTTTGGAGATTTCATCCAGATCTCTCCCATACAATCTGAAGGGAGTTTCACAAACGACGTCACCTACTAAAGCAGAATAGGAGATACTATAGAGCCAATCCTTCAGGGCAATTAATTCGCACGAACAATTCCACGGGTTCTCCTCCAGCTGCAGCTCCACCACCTTATCCATGTGCTCCAGGAGTCCCACATAGGGGAGCACCTTCAGCCTATTCCCTCTTAGGTCTAAGTGAGTTAAGGGAACAAAACGAAAGAGATTGTTGGGCAAGGTGGATAACAGATTGTCGTTCAATATCAAGACCTGCAGAGAATGCAGCCTGCTGAATGTATTGGGCTCTATGgagataataaaattataatcaaCTTGCAGATACTCCAAATGCTGTAGGCCAACGAACGTGTCGTTTTTTAGAAGTTCCAACTTGTTGTTGTTCAGGTGCAACCTCCTCAGACCCTGGAGTCCATTGAACGCCCCTGTTTCCATGTCCTGAATGTCGTTGTTGCCCAGATGCAGAATAGAAGCCCCCGTGTAATTGACAAACTCGTTCAGGTAAAGTCTGTTTAAGAGATTCCCAAAGAGCATGAGATGATAGAGGGGGAAGCGTGGGGGGCTGATCTCAGAAAGGCCAATGATCCCTCGGTTTTCGCAGTTGACAGTCAATACGCCGTCTCGCTCCTCACAAGGACACGAATGGTCACAGACTTCGCCATAGTATTCGAGTGTTTCTGCCCACGAGAGAACCAACGATGTTACAGTAAATGCAATCGTCTGTAGGATCCAcgtctgcattttcttacacaaGTCCAGGTCAAACGTGACTGGGGAGCAGCAATGGTACATCTTACCTCCTATGGGGGAAAATACACAGCAGGTTAGAGGCTGGGGCAAATCActaggggggtcatttataaacactgggcaaatttgcacctgggcagttaccagtgggaaccaatcagtgattagctttttttaagcCAGTTGCAGGGTGAGCTCTGGAAGCATTTATCTGAgtggttgccatgggatactgccctggtgcaaatgtgcccagtgtttataaatgacccccagagtGTGTTTAGTTACATAGTGTGTTGTATGTGCCACAGACTAGACCCACAAACCCCCATTTGCCCACACTACCCACTCCTTTATATACATGTGTCTGTGCCAGGCTGTAAACCATGTATTCAGTGTAAATGCCTTTGCTAGATAGGATGCAGGTAAGCCATTCTGGGAGCTGGCAAAGCCTCGCGATTATGATTTTCATGATCACCCATAAGTATACATAAAATGGCTGTCACTTCTCTTTCTTCagctcttttttctatttttttacctttcctgACTGCGAGTTATTTCAGCACCACACCAGTGAACAGCGCCcggacctctctctctctctctctccccttcccgCTCCCAGACAGGCTCGTGTGTTCCATTTAATCGGCTCGGACTTGGCTGGAATCTATCAGGGCATTTGTACCGCAATGCGTTGCACTCCCGCCACTCCGTTAGCTAACGGGTTAAAGAGCATGAAAATCGGGCTGAATTCTGTGATTTGTGGATCTCAGGATCCTTCAAGAAATATTCCAGAGGGAAGGGGCAAGAAAGCAGAAACAAACACCACCGACTATGATGGATTTACAATGCTAATCGCGTTTGGAATCCAATGAAGGGGCGCTGGCGACTTTGCTTTGGAAAAAGCACTCGTTCTGTTCCAGTTGTTCCCCAAAGCAAGCTGAAGAATGGCTTCTTATAGCAAACCTAGCTGGTACAAATACAGCTTGCACGCCATCATTGTGTATTGTCTAATAATAGCATGGCAATGCCAGTCTGGATAGAACATCACTTAAAGCTCAGGGAGAAATACTCCTAATTGGCATCAATTGCTTTTGCTCGTAATGGTAAAATCTAGCTATTTCTGTGCATGTGCCTGAGTTTAGCAGAGAAACCTTTTAACGGACGAAGTAATGCATCAtttctatttcttctatttttttgcaATTGCCAGTATCCAGCCTTGCACAGACTGGGCAGCTTTAGTGCTCAAGGAAAAGCTACAAAGCTTCCTCTGCTGCTGCCCACCCACAAGCATTATAGTTTCTGATAATATAAAAACTCTCAGGCGATCAATATCGATATGTGACTGACAATGTAGGCCTGATTACATTGGGATTTGTGCAATAAAACGCTCTAAAATCGCAGGGCAGCTCGCGATCCACAGAGACAGCTAGACTGGGCTGATGCCTGAGGCTTGTGTCAGTGAAAAGCAGTCTTTGTAGTCTGCAAACACAGTCTGTGACAGGCTTAGACCCCCCATCCAGCACTGGGCACTCACATATGCCCACATATTGGCACCCGTCAGCAAATATACCCTTAGGATGTATCGGAAACCCCCACGTTCTGCTCAAGCAAAAGAAAAGACAGAGCACAAGAAAGCGTCTCATTTGTACCTTTCCAATTGCTGTCCAAATCCATCCATCCACATAGCCATCTTTGCAAAAAGTGTATGGGAAAAATCCATGGTTCTTATTCCGGTTAATCATTAATTCCCAACCCCAGAAGTGTTGCACCCTTCATTTAATTACAATCACTTGCCAGCAATGCAATAAGGTCCCTTCCACACCGTTATCCATATTTTTGATACATTACTAAATAGGCAGCACCCCCCCCCTTATTTAGCTGGAACCCCCCGATTTTGCATTGAGTGAAAAAGCCCTGGCTGTGTCTTTTCAGTACAATGTCACTGTGCTGCCCACATCATACCAATGGAAGCAGGTAGAAAAATGAACACCATGCAGAATACTAATGGCATCTATCTGGAGCAGCGACCCTCATTAGAAGGGCAAAGGAAAATACTCACTCAGACTGGAGTCTCCAGGGCCCAACCATCGCGGAAAGCCATAAAAAATACATCTGGTGCGGACGGATGGCAGAGGCGGCTCTCCCTGCACTTGACTGCCAGATGCACCGTAGCCGGCACTTAGACACACAGCGCAACAGACACACGGACACAGTCCGCACTACTGAGTTCCCGGAGCCTGGCATCCTCTGGCTTCGGGCATCCCATTGTGATAGAGAAGCGACAGAATCGCATGGAGAGAGTCGGCCAGCAGAACGGGAGAGCGACAGAGAGAGAGCGGGAGAAGAGGAGGGGGATGGGGGAGCAGAAGGGAGGAGTTTGGGAGTAGGTAGGGTGGATGTGGGATAACACTGAGCAGACTCAGCCTTTCTAATTACTAACTTGACAAGCCGTTAGTTTCCCTTTTCCCTGTGTATTACATATCAATCCTGAACACAACTGCTACATGCATTCACATAGACTGGCACCCAGAGTCCCAGACACCAGACACACAACAACACACACTGACACCAGACacacagcaacacacacacacacacacacactgacaccagacacacagcaacacacacacacacactgacatcagacacacagcaacacacacactgacaccagacacacagcaacacacacacactgacaccagaCACACagcaacacatacacacactggcACCAGACacacaacaacacacacacactggcaccAGACACACAGCAACTCACACTGGCACCAAACacacagcaacacacacacacactggcaccAGACACACAGCAACACACACTTGCACCAGACACACAGCAACACACACTGGCACCAAACacacagcaacacacacacacactgacaccagacacacagcaacacacacacacacacacacacactgacaccagacacacagcaacacacacacacacactgacatcagacacacagcaacacacacacacacactgacaccagacacacagcaacacacacacacacactgacaccagaCACACagcaacacatacacacactggcACCAGACacacaacaacacacacacactggcaccAGACACACAGCAACTCCCACACATTCTATCTGATCTGCGACATTCCAGTAACATGTGATTGTTTGGTACGACTGATGGCCATTCtctgtatgtttgtgtatatgattatatatatatatatctatatatatatgtgtgtgtgtgtgtgtgtgtgtgtgctctgcTCTGCAATCCATCTGCTTTACCTCGTGTTTCCACTAAACTGACTGTAGGTTAATAAGACATTGTGGTTTTGGCTTTTTCCAGAAATTTGGACCTGGCGCATTGGGGAAAAGCCCAGCAACTTCTTTTTGTAAAGTGCACATCATAAAGCAAAGAGACAACTGTctgtatttactttaatataagtCGCCTGCCTTCAGCTCTTGGGCCTATAGCCTTTTCCCCCCAACAGGGTGTTTGTTGTCATTGTTCCCTGTTTACTTTTATCGTTACTGTACTGTCAGATCTGGTCAGCTTTAGTGGTGACCTTCCTGTCGTGCGCGACCGTCTGCAATGAAATAATAACTGTTTGGTGCTTTTCTCATTCTGCTTCCAGTTACTGCATTTCTGCAAAGGGCACAATCCCTCGGAGCGAAGGCATTTCTTCCTAATGAATCGCTGTCATTCTTTTTTTCTAGGCTGACTCACAGACACAGAGGCTTGGGGAAACCGACAGGTGGCAGTAAAAGGTGACAAACTGCCATCTCTTTTCTGAAGGAATGTAGGAATGAGAGATGAAGCCATTGCTGGCAAAAGAATAT
Proteins encoded:
- the slitrk5.S gene encoding SLIT and NTRK-like protein 5, with translation MYHCCSPVTFDLDLCKKMQTWILQTIAFTVTSLVLSWAETLEYYGEVCDHSCPCEERDGVLTVNCENRGIIGLSEISPPRFPLYHLMLFGNLLNRLYLNEFVNYTGASILHLGNNDIQDMETGAFNGLQGLRRLHLNNNKLELLKNDTFVGLQHLEYLQVDYNFIISIEPNTFSRLHSLQVLILNDNLLSTLPNNLFRFVPLTHLDLRGNRLKVLPYVGLLEHMDKVVELQLEENPWNCSCELIALKDWLYSISYSALVGDVVCETPFRLYGRDLDEISKQELCPRKLISTYEMRPPIPRSTSEYFHTTPASVNSGGTISSSVYKNLTKPKSTRQPNRSKGRATSHRPPIDSGYSISMAYQTKSPVPLECPTNCTCNLQISNLGLNVNCQERKIKSISELHPKPYNPKKMYLTGNNIALVRRKDFIDSTGLDLLHLGNNRISVIQDRAFGDLTNLRRLYLNGNSIEKLTSDLFYGLQSLQYLFLQNNSIKEIEPGTFHFVPNLHLLFLNNNLLKHLPGNIFSGLNLSRLNLRSNLFSHVMVSGVLEQLTSLVQIDLHENPWDCTCNVLGMKLWLEQLSVGVLVDDVICKSPPNFALTEMRSIKSDLLCPDHSTMEDTTSATPSQVLPSDSTTTLIYPFQSNNSSSSSVPLSVLILSLLLVFIMSVFVAAGLFVLVMKRRKKNQNEPASANNSDVSAFNMQYSVYSNRPLPKVKTPAGHVYEYIPHPLGHMCKNPIYRSREGNSVDDYKDLHELKVTYRDHLEEERDTRLRGMSYSISTIESRAELSPVQDTDRVYRGILEPDKGPSPGPNIDYKYSNPNTFNYGPKRQFLHPDRLREAMLYSTPSTVYVEPNRNEYLELKAKLNVEPDYLEVLEKQTTFSQF